Proteins encoded together in one Orrella marina window:
- the sdhD gene encoding succinate dehydrogenase, hydrophobic membrane anchor protein: MATSEKIGNKRLVVGAHYGSFDFLVQRITAVILAVYTLVLFLGVLFMSGFTYEGWVSLFTFSIGGVFPLGQILATLAFFSLCWHAWIGVRDIWMDYVKPAGIRLLLQVLTILWLLGSVIYFVVILWSA; the protein is encoded by the coding sequence ATGGCGACCTCGGAAAAAATTGGTAACAAACGACTGGTTGTTGGTGCTCACTACGGGTCTTTTGACTTCCTGGTTCAACGGATCACGGCAGTCATTCTGGCGGTTTACACGCTGGTGCTGTTTCTTGGTGTGCTGTTCATGTCTGGCTTTACCTACGAAGGGTGGGTCAGTCTGTTTACGTTTTCGATTGGAGGCGTGTTCCCGCTGGGTCAGATCCTCGCCACGCTTGCATTTTTTTCGCTGTGCTGGCACGCCTGGATCGGTGTGCGTGACATCTGGATGGACTATGTGAAGCCCGCCGGTATTCGCCTGCTGCTGCAAGTCCTTACCATCCTGTGGCTGCTTGGTTCAGTCATTTACTTTGTCGTTATTCTCTGGAGTGCATAG
- the sdhC gene encoding succinate dehydrogenase, cytochrome b556 subunit, with the protein MSDSAAKTRPQFRNIGIGDITTHYRLPLAGKVSILHRVSGALLFLALPLLILPLFAMSISSQAGFDALSVVAGFTIVKLILLVLIWGYLHHFCAGIRYLVLDLHYGLDKESAKKSAGVVLGVSLGLTFVFALKLFGVW; encoded by the coding sequence ATGTCAGACAGTGCTGCCAAAACTCGCCCCCAGTTTAGAAATATTGGCATCGGCGACATCACCACTCATTACCGGTTGCCCCTGGCGGGCAAAGTGTCGATTCTGCATCGTGTAAGCGGGGCATTGCTCTTTCTCGCTTTGCCGTTGCTCATTCTTCCGCTGTTTGCGATGAGCATTTCTTCGCAGGCCGGATTCGATGCCTTGTCTGTTGTTGCAGGGTTCACAATCGTGAAGTTGATTCTCCTGGTTCTTATCTGGGGCTATCTGCACCATTTCTGTGCGGGGATTCGATATCTTGTCCTTGACTTGCATTACGGCCTGGACAAGGAATCGGCCAAGAAAAGTGCCGGAGTGGTTCTGGGTGTCAGTCTCGGTCTGACTTTTGTTTTTGCGCTCAAACTGTTTGGAGTCTGGTAA